A single genomic interval of Lathyrus oleraceus cultivar Zhongwan6 chromosome 7, CAAS_Psat_ZW6_1.0, whole genome shotgun sequence harbors:
- the LOC127106503 gene encoding probable zinc transporter 10 — MANPVTKQKLISIVFILITLFTSQALADCETESTNSCNNKEKALSLKIIAIFSILVTSMIGVCLPLVSRSVPALSPDGNLFVIVKCFAAGIILGTGFMHVLPDSFDMLWSDCLQEKPWHEFPFSGFAAMISAVVTMMVDSLATSYYTQKGKKGVIIPAEGEVGDQEMGAVHAGHHHHYQVKTEGEESQLLRYRVIAMVLELGIVVHSIVIGLAMGSSNNTCSIKGLVAALCFHQMFEGMGLGGCILQAEYKFVKKAIMVFFFSITTPLGIAIGIAMSSNYKENSPKALITVGLLNGSSAGLLIYMALVDLLAADFMSRRMQGSIKLQLKSYVAVFLGAGGMSLMAKWA; from the exons ATGGCTAATCCAGTAACTAAACAAAAATTAATCTCCATTGTGTTTATCTTAATCACTCTTTTCACATCACAAGCCCTAGCTGATTGTGAAACCGAAAGCACAAACAGTTGTAACAACAAAGAAAAGGCTCTGTCTCTTAAAATCATAGCAATATTCTCAATATTAGTAACTAGCATGATTGGAGTGTGTCTACCCTTGGTGTCACGTTCCGTCCCGGCTTTAAGCCCGGACGGAAATCTGTTCGTGATCGTGAAGTGTTTCGCGGCCGGTATCATTCTTGGAACTGGGTTCATGCATGTACTTCCTGATTCGTTCGACATGTTGTGGTCGGATTGTTTGCAGGAGAAACCGTGGCACGAGTTTCCGTTTTCGGGATTTGCGGCTATGATCTCTGCGGTGGTTACAATGATGGTGGATTCTCTGGCTACTAGCTATTATACTCAGAAGGGTAAGAAAGGTGTTATAATTCCAGCTGAAGGTGAAGTTGGAGATCAAGAGATGGGTGCTGTCCATGCTGGTCACCATCACCATTACCAGGTGAAGACGGAAGGCGAGGAGTCACAGCTTCTCCGTTATCGTGTAATCGCCATG GTATTAGAACTCGGAATAGTAGTTCATTCGATCGTGATAGGACTTGCCATGGGATCCTCCAATAACACATGCTCGATAAAAGGTCTAGTTGCGGCACTTTGCTTCCATCAAATGTTCGAAGGCATGGGTCTTGGTGGTTGCATCCTCCAG GCGGAGTACAAGTTTGTAAAGAAGGCTATAATGGTGTTTTTCTTCTCAATTACAACACCACTTGGAATTGCAATAGGGATTGCAATGTCTAGTAATTACAAAGAGAACAGTCCAAAAGCATTAATCACTGTTGGATTGCTTAATGGATCATCTGCTGGTCTTTTAATCTACATGGCTTTGGTTGATCTTCTTGCTGCTGATTTCATGAGTAGGAGGATGCAGGGTAGTATTAAACTTCAATTAAAATCTTATGTTGCTGTGTTTCTTGGTGCTGGTGGCATGTCTCTCATGGCTAAATGGGCTTGA